The nucleotide window TCGAGCGGGGAGAGGGAGAGCAGGCCGCGACGAATCGGAACGGTAAGCTCTCCGACAGACGCAGCCCAGTCTTGCACTTCATGCCTCGCTCCTCTGGAGAAGCCTTGCACCGCTCCCTTGCACCCTTGCTCCTGGTTTTCCTGGCAGCTTGTAACTCCTCCACTCCCAGTGTGACTCCGGAACCCGACGCGGGTACTCCGGACGGCGGGAGCGTGGGCCCCATCTCCGCGCCCGAGAACCAGTGGACGTGGGTGCCGTTCCCGGAGACGCGGTGCGGCAACGGCACGCCCGCGGGCATCGGCCTCAACCCGGCACCCGGCGGCAGCCGACGCGTGTTCGTGTACATGGCGGGCGGTGGCGCCTGCTGGGACTTCATCACCTGCTACCAGCTGAGGACGTCCGCCCACGTGGAGGACACGTATACGCAGGCGCTGCTCGACTCGGAGGTGGCGGGGCTCTCCGCGGCGAAGGTGACGGAGCGCCAGGATGCGGCCAACCCCTTCCGCGACGCGCACTTCGTCTACATCCCCTACTGCACCGGAGATCTGCACGGGGGCGATGCCATCCGCGGCTACGACAGCACCCGTCCGGATCGGAAGATGCACCACGTGGGAGCCTCGAACGTGGCGGCGTTCCTGGAGCACCTGAAGGCCACCTTCCCGGACACCGAGCAGATCTGGCTCACCGGCACCAGCGCTGGTGGCTATGGGGCCCAGCTCAACTTCGATCAGTTCTCGCTGGCCTTCCCCAACGCGCGCGTGGACCTGCTGGCCGACAGCGCCCAGGTGGTGATGCCCTCGGCCGAGCGCTGGCAGGCGATGTTCACCGCGTGGAAACCTCGCTTCCCCGAGGGCTGCACGGACTGCGCGCAGCGGCTCCCGGCCCTCATCGACACGCTGGCGACCCGCTGGCCGGACCGGCGGCTGGGGCTGCTCGCCTACGACAACGACGGCGTCCTCAGCTCCTACTTCAACTACTCGGCGGGCCAGATGGTCAGCGCCACCAACGCGCTGCTGGCCAACCAGTACTCGCGCCCCAACACGCGCTCCTTCGTCGTGACGGGCAACAGCCACGGCATGCTGGACGACTACAAGACGCTGATGGGTCCCGGAGGCGTGTCGCTCGAGAGCTGGATCCGTCAGTGGGCCGTCGGCGACCCGGGCTGGAGCAACGTGCGCTGACGCTCGCGGCGCCCCATCGACGGGCCGGCAGCCCGGTGTCGGACCAGAGCGCCGCCGACTGGTATGCTTGTCATACCAGTTCGCCGCACGAGGTCGCCGCGTCGAAGGCGGCATGGGCCTGCTGGTCGCGGGACGAGGTAGCCCCTACGCTTGATTTGTCGGCACAGATAGGGCCTGAGCTTCGTCCCATCTCTTTCAGGCTCGTTGTCTGCAGGGCCGAGGACGTTGCGAAAGGCCTCGGGCGAGGTGGAGTACCGCGCAGCCGACGCCTCCTCGCGCAGCCTCGCGAGGAAGATCGAGGACTCTGGCGCCGCGCTCTCATGGCACCCGCGTTGCTCAGGGAGTGTTCATCCCGCCACACCGGCGGGACACACTGGGAGCGTCCGGATGCGTCTAGAGCGAGTCGTCTTGTGCGCGGTGTCGTGGGTGCTGGTCCTCGGAGCCTGTGGGCCCGTTCCCGATGGCGAAGAATGGGAAGGCGCCGAGCCCGAGACGGGGCCGGTCACCGAAGCACAGACCGTGTCTCAGCAGGCCTTCATCGGAGATCTGGGCAGCGCGCTGGGAAACGCCGTGGCCGTCCACAGCACCTGCGGCGTCTCCAACCAGTGGCGGACCACCTGCGGCTCGGGCCCCTCGGGAGACATCTCCTTCGTGTGGAGGGCGCCCTCGACGGGGGCCTACACCTTCACCACGAGGAACTCGACCTTCGACACGGTGCTCGAGATTCGCAACTACCGAGCCACCTCGGAGATCCTCGCCTGCAACGACGACTCCGGAAACAACCTCTGGTCCGCCACGGCTCTCAACAGCCTCATCCGAGGCACCCTGCTGTTGATAACCATCGAGGGATACGGCGAACGCGAGTGCGGCGTCGCCCACCTGAACATCGCCAGGAGGTAGAAGGGAGACCCAACCACGGAAGAGACTGAATGAGCACCCCTCGGAAGACCGAGACGAAGAAGAAGACCGGAGCGGCGAAGAAGGCCGGAGCGACCACGAAGCGGACGCCGAAGGCGAAGACGGCGTCCCCGGAGAAGGCCCCCAGCGAGTTCCCCATCGTCTTCTTCGAGGAGCCTCGCGAGTGGTCGGCCTGGCTCTCCAAGAACCACGCCTCGTCACGCGGCGTGTGGCTGAAGATGGCCAAGAAGGCGTCCGGCATCGCTTCGATCACCTACCAGGAGGCGGTCGAGTCGGCGCTCGTGTGGGGCTGGATCGACGGCCAGGCGAAGCGCAACGACGACACCACCTGGATCCAGAAGTTCACGCCTCGCGGCCCCAGGAGCATCTGGTCCAAGATCAACCGGGAGAAGGCGCTGGCGCTCATCGCGGCGGGCAAGATGAAGCCGCCCGGGCTCGAGCAGGTGGAGCGCGCGAAACAGGACGGCCGCTGGGAGGCGGCCTACGACTCGCCGAGCCGTGCGACGGTGCCCGAGGACTTGTCGGCCGCCCTCGCCGCGAACCCTCGCGCGGCCGAGTTCTTCGCCACGCTCACCGGCTCGAACCGCTACGCCATCCTGTTCCGGGTCCACAACGCGAAGAAGGCCGAGACCCGCGCCCGGCGCATCGCGCAGTTCGTCGAGATGCTCGCGCGCCACGAGAAGCTGCA belongs to Hyalangium gracile and includes:
- a CDS encoding YdeI/OmpD-associated family protein, whose amino-acid sequence is MSTPRKTETKKKTGAAKKAGATTKRTPKAKTASPEKAPSEFPIVFFEEPREWSAWLSKNHASSRGVWLKMAKKASGIASITYQEAVESALVWGWIDGQAKRNDDTTWIQKFTPRGPRSIWSKINREKALALIAAGKMKPPGLEQVERAKQDGRWEAAYDSPSRATVPEDLSAALAANPRAAEFFATLTGSNRYAILFRVHNAKKAETRARRIAQFVEMLARHEKLHS
- a CDS encoding pectinacetylesterase family protein, encoding MGPISAPENQWTWVPFPETRCGNGTPAGIGLNPAPGGSRRVFVYMAGGGACWDFITCYQLRTSAHVEDTYTQALLDSEVAGLSAAKVTERQDAANPFRDAHFVYIPYCTGDLHGGDAIRGYDSTRPDRKMHHVGASNVAAFLEHLKATFPDTEQIWLTGTSAGGYGAQLNFDQFSLAFPNARVDLLADSAQVVMPSAERWQAMFTAWKPRFPEGCTDCAQRLPALIDTLATRWPDRRLGLLAYDNDGVLSSYFNYSAGQMVSATNALLANQYSRPNTRSFVVTGNSHGMLDDYKTLMGPGGVSLESWIRQWAVGDPGWSNVR